From a region of the Synechococcus sp. PCC 7502 genome:
- the ribH gene encoding 6,7-dimethyl-8-ribityllumazine synthase yields the protein MTVFEGSFTHTADLKFAIVAGRFNDLIMTRLLQGCQDALQRHGINIVSGDRRGQVDYAWVPGSFEIPLVARELAATGRYNAVICLGAIIRGDTPHFDYVAAEVSKGIANASIQTGVPVIFGIITADTMQQALERAGIKSNKGWDYAMNAIEMASLMSQIRQNHPSLLGEADAETGTISTSVIEAST from the coding sequence ATGACTGTTTTTGAGGGAAGCTTTACCCACACCGCCGATCTAAAATTTGCAATTGTTGCTGGTCGTTTCAATGATTTGATTATGACTAGGTTACTGCAAGGCTGTCAAGATGCTCTGCAACGTCATGGTATTAATATCGTAAGTGGCGATCGCCGTGGACAGGTGGACTATGCTTGGGTGCCAGGGAGCTTTGAAATCCCTCTAGTTGCCAGAGAATTAGCAGCTACAGGTCGGTATAATGCTGTAATTTGTTTGGGGGCAATCATTCGTGGTGACACCCCCCATTTTGATTATGTCGCAGCCGAGGTTTCTAAAGGTATAGCTAATGCTTCGATCCAAACTGGTGTCCCTGTGATTTTTGGGATTATTACCGCCGACACCATGCAGCAAGCACTAGAAAGAGCAGGCATTAAAAGTAATAAAGGTTGGGACTATGCGATGAATGCGATCGAAATGGCAAGCCTCATGTCCCAAATTCGTCAAAATCATCCTTCTTTACTGGGTGAAGCTGATGCAGAAACTGGGACTATTTCGACTTCAGTGATCGAGGCGAGTACTTAG
- the bchL gene encoding ferredoxin:protochlorophyllide reductase (ATP-dependent) iron-sulfur ATP-binding protein, with protein MKLAVYGKGGIGKSTTSCNISVALAKRGKKVLQIGCDPKHDSTFTLTGYLIPTIIDTLAEKDYHYEDVWSEDVIYKGYGGVDCVEAGGPPAGAGCGGYVVGETVKLLKELNAFDEYDVILFDVLGDVVCGGFAAPLNYADYCIIVTDNGFDALFAANRIAASVREKARTHSLRLAGLIGNRTSKRDLIDKYIDHVPMPVLEILPLIEDIRVSRVKGKTLFEMAETDPSLEYVCDYYLNIADQLLALPEGVIPKDSPDRDLFTLLSDFYLNPPTTKELVLA; from the coding sequence GTGAAATTAGCAGTATATGGCAAAGGTGGTATTGGCAAGTCCACTACAAGTTGTAATATCTCAGTAGCATTAGCAAAACGTGGTAAAAAAGTTCTACAGATCGGTTGCGATCCAAAACACGACAGCACTTTCACCCTTACAGGTTACTTAATCCCTACAATTATTGATACCCTTGCCGAAAAAGACTACCACTATGAAGATGTGTGGTCAGAGGACGTAATTTACAAAGGTTATGGTGGCGTTGATTGCGTAGAAGCAGGTGGTCCGCCCGCAGGTGCTGGTTGTGGCGGTTATGTGGTTGGTGAAACCGTCAAACTTCTTAAGGAATTAAATGCCTTTGATGAATATGATGTTATTTTATTTGATGTTTTGGGCGACGTAGTCTGTGGAGGATTTGCGGCTCCACTTAATTATGCTGATTATTGCATTATTGTTACAGATAATGGATTTGACGCTCTATTTGCTGCTAATCGCATTGCTGCCTCGGTCAGAGAAAAAGCCCGTACCCATTCACTTCGTCTTGCAGGTCTAATTGGGAATCGTACCAGTAAAAGAGATTTAATTGATAAGTATATCGATCATGTTCCTATGCCAGTATTGGAAATTCTACCTTTGATTGAAGATATTCGTGTATCTAGGGTAAAAGGCAAAACTCTATTCGAGATGGCAGAAACCGATCCTTCCTTAGAATATGTCTGTGATTATTATTTAAATATTGCCGATCAACTTCTAGCACTACCTGAAGGCGTGATTCCTAAGGATTCTCCCGATCGCGACTTATTTACTTTACTGTCTGACTTTTATCTTAATCCCCCTACTACGAAGGAATTAGTATTGGCATAG
- the lpxB gene encoding lipid-A-disaccharide synthase yields MKIFISTGEVSGDWQGALLVKALLEYARSSGIDLEIVALGGDRMAEAGATMLGNTVGIGSIGLLEALPYVIPTIWVQWQAKQQLRRSPPDLVILIDYVTPNLALGRFAQQELKVPVIYYIAPQAPGWVWTLGDREVKEIVGFTSKILAIFPQEAKYYQEYGGNVVWVGHPMVDVMAKFPDKVTARKQLGIPESDLVVGLLPASRSQELKYLLPVILEAAQKIQAQLPQVKFWLPLSMERYRAKFEQLFQEYGVPVKIISGQSQLLMRAADLVLSKSGTVNLEAALLNVPQVVVYKVSKLTAWLAVNVLKFSIPFMAPPNLVEMRPIVPEFLQHHATGDRIAEACLDLLLNESRRAQTFKDYAQMRDRLTVKDTMGQVVKEVFNMLG; encoded by the coding sequence TTGAAGATTTTTATTAGTACAGGAGAGGTTTCAGGTGACTGGCAGGGGGCATTGCTGGTTAAGGCTTTGCTTGAATATGCTAGGTCTTCAGGTATAGATTTAGAAATTGTGGCATTAGGTGGCGATCGCATGGCAGAGGCAGGGGCAACTATGCTGGGTAATACCGTGGGTATTGGCTCCATAGGATTATTAGAAGCTCTCCCCTATGTAATTCCGACAATTTGGGTACAGTGGCAAGCAAAACAACAACTTAGGCGATCGCCTCCCGATTTAGTAATTTTGATTGATTATGTCACCCCTAATTTGGCATTGGGGCGATTTGCTCAGCAGGAATTAAAAGTGCCAGTGATCTACTATATTGCGCCTCAAGCTCCGGGATGGGTGTGGACATTAGGAGATCGTGAAGTTAAAGAAATTGTGGGCTTTACTAGCAAAATTCTGGCAATCTTTCCCCAAGAAGCAAAATATTATCAAGAATATGGCGGTAATGTAGTTTGGGTGGGACATCCGATGGTCGATGTGATGGCAAAATTCCCTGATAAAGTTACAGCCCGTAAGCAACTGGGAATACCTGAATCGGATTTAGTGGTGGGATTATTACCAGCTTCGCGATCACAGGAACTTAAGTATTTATTACCCGTAATTTTAGAAGCAGCACAAAAAATTCAAGCACAACTGCCACAGGTTAAGTTTTGGCTACCTTTATCCATGGAGCGTTATCGGGCTAAGTTTGAACAACTATTCCAAGAGTATGGCGTACCAGTCAAAATTATTTCAGGACAATCCCAATTACTAATGCGGGCTGCGGATTTGGTGCTATCTAAGTCGGGAACTGTAAATTTAGAAGCGGCTTTATTAAATGTGCCTCAGGTCGTGGTGTATAAGGTCAGTAAACTAACTGCTTGGTTAGCGGTAAATGTTCTAAAATTTTCGATTCCATTTATGGCACCACCCAACTTAGTGGAAATGCGTCCCATTGTGCCAGAATTTTTACAACATCATGCCACTGGCGATCGCATTGCGGAAGCTTGTTTAGATTTACTTTTAAATGAATCTCGACGCGCACAAACCTTTAAAGACTATGCCCAAATGCGCGATCGCTTAACTGTAAAAGATACGATGGGACAGGTGGTTAAAGAGGTTTTTAATATGCTGGGTTGA
- a CDS encoding CCA tRNA nucleotidyltransferase, which produces MNLDLWQFFDAERSHILTTALRITQDRGWKIYAVGGIVRDGLMAGINGTGFDPTDVDLVVDGGERSGIEVAIALHRIFPQAKLQTYDKFQTALLEWTALKSQSSPKFSLDIATARSEIYAYPGANPQVQASSIDQDLYRRDFTINAFALEVGKTEIINLFDGYSDLINHQIRAIRVGSFAEDPRRIFRAVRFATRFGFTLHPQTAAEIRAVTASGLHDRIGGSRLKAEIHYIFAHPLAVKMLRSLDQLGGLRCIDPELKLPKDFSLHLSRLRKWLRWFKPDLNFPEIAEKLLLSYLEPQKLELLSQKLKSCDLPSAIVKVLRTYQEVELIIFAVTSLKSDRRIIWQYFTQWQRIKPILTGSDLKALGYTEGKIIGNLLTQIRNATLDGKITTKDKALILIKELEISDDNPRN; this is translated from the coding sequence ATGAATTTAGACCTATGGCAATTTTTTGATGCAGAGCGATCGCACATTTTAACTACAGCCCTACGGATCACTCAAGATCGAGGTTGGAAAATTTATGCCGTGGGGGGAATTGTCAGAGATGGGTTGATGGCAGGGATAAATGGGACAGGATTTGATCCTACAGATGTGGATTTAGTTGTTGATGGCGGAGAACGATCGGGAATTGAAGTGGCGATCGCCTTACATCGGATTTTTCCACAAGCTAAATTACAGACCTACGATAAATTTCAAACTGCATTGCTTGAATGGACAGCCTTGAAATCACAATCTAGCCCCAAGTTTAGCCTAGATATTGCCACTGCCAGAAGCGAAATTTATGCCTATCCAGGCGCAAATCCCCAAGTTCAAGCTAGTTCCATAGATCAAGACCTCTATCGCCGTGACTTTACAATTAATGCCTTTGCCCTTGAAGTTGGGAAGACGGAAATAATTAATTTATTTGATGGCTATTCTGATTTAATTAATCATCAAATTCGGGCAATTCGAGTTGGTAGCTTTGCCGAAGACCCCAGGCGGATATTTCGAGCAGTACGCTTTGCCACTAGGTTTGGCTTTACCCTGCATCCACAAACAGCAGCAGAAATCCGAGCAGTTACCGCCAGTGGACTACACGATCGCATTGGTGGAAGTAGATTAAAAGCAGAAATTCACTATATATTTGCCCATCCTTTAGCGGTAAAAATGCTGCGATCGCTTGATCAATTAGGAGGACTGCGCTGTATTGATCCAGAATTAAAATTACCAAAAGATTTCAGCCTACACTTAAGCCGATTACGGAAATGGTTACGCTGGTTCAAGCCCGATCTGAATTTTCCTGAAATTGCCGAAAAGTTACTTTTATCCTACCTAGAACCACAAAAATTAGAATTGCTATCTCAAAAATTAAAGTCCTGTGATCTCCCAAGTGCGATCGTTAAAGTATTACGCACCTATCAAGAAGTTGAATTAATTATCTTTGCAGTTACATCTCTAAAGAGTGATCGCCGCATAATTTGGCAGTATTTTACCCAATGGCAACGGATTAAACCTATTTTAACTGGATCGGACTTAAAAGCACTGGGCTATACCGAGGGTAAAATCATAGGTAATCTATTAACTCAAATTCGTAATGCCACCCTTGACGGCAAAATCACTACTAAAGACAAGGCTCTAATTTTAATTAAAGAGCTAGAAATATCTGATGATAATCCTCGTAACTAG
- a CDS encoding ferritin-like domain-containing protein, with protein MNRQTNSRRELIKTGMFGAAGLTAFAVVPNVLSAQNTNTANDLKILNGALFYEHQAIWAYSFAAGKLSQSAVGKAVLEIALANQADHKAHRDVLSKVIKDLGGTPVTAQADYLATVTPYIKNGDGNLDTDVNIAKLALALEVDAAIAYGQEAAKLKTPAIITAAASIGSTEASHATVIRSAFKSLGVDIKVIPAAFVSADTRKNWIIKV; from the coding sequence ATGAATCGGCAAACTAACTCACGCCGTGAACTGATCAAGACGGGAATGTTTGGAGCAGCAGGACTAACAGCTTTTGCTGTAGTTCCCAATGTTCTCTCGGCTCAGAATACTAATACTGCAAATGATCTTAAAATCTTGAATGGTGCGCTTTTTTATGAACACCAAGCTATTTGGGCATATAGTTTTGCGGCGGGAAAACTTAGTCAAAGTGCTGTTGGTAAAGCGGTTTTAGAAATTGCCTTAGCTAATCAAGCCGATCACAAAGCTCACCGTGATGTCTTATCTAAAGTGATTAAAGATTTAGGCGGGACTCCAGTTACTGCCCAAGCCGACTATTTGGCAACTGTAACGCCCTACATTAAAAATGGCGATGGTAATTTAGATACTGATGTCAATATTGCGAAGTTGGCTTTAGCACTAGAAGTTGATGCAGCGATCGCATACGGGCAAGAGGCAGCAAAACTTAAAACTCCAGCTATTATTACAGCAGCAGCAAGCATTGGTTCGACTGAAGCCAGTCATGCTACAGTAATTCGCTCAGCGTTTAAGTCCTTAGGTGTAGATATTAAAGTAATTCCCGCCGCTTTTGTTAGTGCTGATACGCGCAAAAATTGGATTATTAAAGTCTAA
- the psbZ gene encoding photosystem II reaction center protein PsbZ, producing MTIVFQLLLAILVLFSFVMVVGVPVAYASPSNWNQSKPLLLIGSIIWGLLVVVVGVLNAFVA from the coding sequence ATGACAATTGTGTTCCAACTCTTATTAGCGATTCTGGTGTTATTTTCCTTTGTGATGGTAGTTGGAGTGCCTGTGGCATACGCTTCACCTAGTAACTGGAATCAATCCAAACCTCTTTTACTAATAGGTTCGATTATTTGGGGCTTATTGGTAGTAGTTGTAGGTGTACTTAATGCCTTTGTAGCATAG
- a CDS encoding ferredoxin:protochlorophyllide reductase (ATP-dependent) subunit N: MTLTAEPQALNFECETGNYHTFCPISCVAWLYQKIEDSFFLVIGTKTCGYFLQNAMGVMIFAEPRYAMAELEEGDISAQLNDYAELKRLCEQIKRDRNPSVIVWIGTCTTEIIKMDLEGLAPKLEAEIGIPIVVARANGLDYAFTQGEDTVLASMAARCPDKAPVIESDKKERNAIASLLNFGKKKEDIDIENSEYAKHPPLVLFGSLPDPVVTNLTLELKKQGIQVSGWLPAKRYTELPVIEEGYYVCGVNPFLSRTATTLMRRRKAKLINAPFPIGPDGTKAWIESICAAMGITPKGLVEREAQIWASMEDYLQLIRGKSVFFMGDNLLEVSLARFLIRAGMHVQEIGIPYMDKRYQDSELELLKKTCFEMNSPMPTIVEKPDNYNQIERIHQLKPDLVITGMAHANPLEARGISTKWSVEFTFAQIHGFTNARDILELVTRPLRRNHNLKDLGWDKLVREGVRANI; this comes from the coding sequence ATGACTTTAACTGCTGAACCTCAAGCTCTCAATTTTGAGTGTGAAACTGGTAACTATCATACCTTCTGTCCAATTAGCTGTGTAGCATGGCTCTATCAAAAAATCGAAGATAGTTTTTTCTTAGTAATTGGCACCAAAACCTGTGGCTATTTTCTTCAAAATGCCATGGGAGTAATGATCTTTGCTGAACCTCGCTATGCCATGGCAGAACTGGAAGAAGGAGATATTTCGGCTCAACTCAATGACTATGCCGAACTTAAGCGTCTCTGTGAACAAATTAAGCGCGATCGCAATCCCAGTGTAATTGTTTGGATTGGTACTTGCACCACGGAAATCATTAAGATGGATTTGGAAGGACTAGCTCCGAAACTAGAGGCGGAAATTGGAATTCCTATTGTGGTTGCCCGTGCTAATGGCTTAGATTATGCTTTTACTCAGGGTGAAGATACTGTTCTGGCATCGATGGCAGCCCGTTGCCCTGATAAGGCTCCTGTAATTGAATCGGATAAAAAAGAACGAAATGCGATCGCTTCTCTTCTCAATTTTGGCAAGAAAAAAGAAGATATTGATATTGAAAACTCGGAATATGCTAAACACCCGCCTTTAGTTTTATTTGGCTCACTTCCCGATCCCGTGGTGACAAATTTGACCTTGGAACTAAAAAAACAGGGCATTCAAGTTTCAGGCTGGCTTCCTGCTAAGCGTTATACAGAATTACCTGTGATCGAAGAAGGCTACTATGTCTGTGGTGTTAATCCTTTTCTTAGTCGCACCGCCACAACCCTAATGCGCCGACGTAAAGCTAAATTAATTAATGCGCCTTTCCCCATTGGACCCGACGGAACTAAAGCATGGATTGAAAGTATATGTGCTGCTATGGGTATTACTCCTAAAGGCTTAGTAGAAAGAGAAGCGCAGATTTGGGCAAGTATGGAAGACTATTTGCAACTAATCCGTGGTAAGTCTGTATTCTTTATGGGCGATAACCTTTTAGAGGTTTCCCTAGCTCGATTCTTAATTAGGGCAGGTATGCATGTCCAGGAAATCGGCATTCCTTATATGGATAAACGCTATCAGGATTCAGAGTTAGAATTGCTGAAAAAGACCTGCTTTGAGATGAATTCCCCAATGCCAACCATTGTGGAAAAGCCCGACAACTATAATCAAATTGAACGGATTCATCAACTTAAGCCTGACCTTGTGATTACAGGTATGGCTCATGCTAATCCTCTAGAGGCAAGGGGCATCAGTACCAAGTGGTCTGTGGAGTTTACCTTTGCTCAAATTCATGGCTTTACCAATGCCCGTGATATTTTAGAATTGGTAACTCGTCCCCTCCGCCGTAATCATAATTTAAAAGATTTGGGATGGGATAAGCTTGTTAGAGAAGGTGTTAGAGCCAATATTTAG
- the tatC gene encoding twin-arginine translocase subunit TatC: MIEPLIDIDSEEEIADDIEMPLLDHLAELRTRIFYAIATIIVGIIGCFIFVNKIVYFLEIPAQGAKFLQLSPGEYFFVSIKVAGYSGLLVAAPMILYQIVRFVLPGLTKKEKKLVAPIIFGSSILFIAGIAFAYAALIPAALNFFISYGGDVVEQLWSIDRYFEFVLLLLFSTGLAFQIPIVQALLGLVGIVSSQQMLSGWRYVILGALVVGGILTPSTDPLTQSLLAGAVGGLYFGGIGLVKLLGR, translated from the coding sequence ATGATTGAGCCTTTAATAGATATAGATTCAGAAGAAGAAATAGCCGATGATATAGAAATGCCCCTACTTGATCATTTAGCCGAACTTCGCACTCGAATTTTCTATGCGATCGCTACTATCATCGTGGGTATTATCGGCTGTTTTATCTTTGTAAATAAAATTGTCTATTTTCTAGAAATTCCCGCCCAGGGTGCAAAATTTTTACAACTCTCTCCGGGGGAGTATTTTTTCGTATCGATTAAAGTTGCTGGTTACAGTGGCTTATTGGTAGCAGCCCCAATGATTTTGTATCAAATAGTTAGGTTTGTGTTGCCGGGTTTGACTAAAAAAGAAAAAAAATTAGTTGCGCCAATTATTTTTGGTTCTAGTATTTTATTTATTGCTGGTATTGCCTTTGCTTACGCAGCCCTAATTCCCGCCGCTTTAAATTTCTTTATCAGTTACGGTGGAGATGTGGTGGAGCAACTATGGTCAATCGATCGCTACTTTGAGTTTGTTTTGCTACTTTTATTTAGTACAGGTTTAGCTTTTCAAATTCCGATTGTTCAGGCTTTACTAGGGTTAGTTGGGATTGTGTCATCGCAGCAAATGTTGTCTGGATGGCGATATGTAATTTTAGGAGCTTTAGTCGTCGGTGGAATTTTAACTCCATCTACCGATCCTTTAACCCAAAGTCTTTTAGCAGGAGCAGTGGGTGGCTTGTACTTTGGCGGTATTGGTTTGGTTAAACTATTAGGACGGTAA
- the ppk1 gene encoding polyphosphate kinase 1: MTNHHQISANSEYYFNRELSWIAFNQRVLHEGLDSRTPLLERVKFFSIFSTNLDEFFMVRVAGTKKKISEEGEILTDDGITPTVQLQAVYRALLPLVQKQHQSFEYHLRLELKQANIHILNYTDLDSKHHEYLRQYFYDKVFPVLTPLAVDPAHPFPYISNLSLSLAVVVQDRETQEKFFARVKVPHLLPRFISIPTESHTFVPLEQVISHNLEALFPGMSILEYYPFRITRDADLDIEEDEADDLISALQAELRKQKFGAVVRLEIAAQTPANIRDNLIKQLGICEEDVYDIEGLVGLGDLMAIASLPLPDYKDRPWRSVTHPMLKENESSSIFEILRHHDLLVHHPYQSFTSSVQRFIEEAAVDPQVLAIKQTLYRTSGDSPIVHALISAAENGKQVAVLVELKARFDEANNILWAKKLENAGVHVVYGIKNLKTHTKTALVVRQEGDRLVRYMHIGTGNYNPKTARFYSDLGLLTSREDIGADLTDLFNYLTGYSRQQNYRKLLVAPVIMRKRFIELIEREIHHQQSGHPSSMIIKMNSLVDPQIIALLYKASQVGVKINLIVRGICCLRPQVQGLSENIRVMSVIGRFLEHSRIFYFSNGGQEQIFIGSADWMPRNLDTRVEVITPIEDHHLIQELKQILEITLADNRQAWDLQPDGTYIQRHPQNGEPELTSQNRFMSQARLDFT, from the coding sequence ATGACTAATCATCATCAAATCTCTGCCAACTCAGAATATTACTTTAACCGTGAATTAAGTTGGATTGCATTTAATCAAAGAGTTTTGCACGAAGGTTTAGACTCCCGCACACCACTATTAGAAAGAGTTAAGTTTTTTTCGATTTTTAGTACTAACCTTGATGAATTTTTTATGGTCAGGGTGGCAGGCACAAAAAAGAAAATATCTGAGGAAGGAGAAATTCTTACCGATGATGGTATTACCCCCACAGTGCAGCTTCAAGCAGTTTATAGGGCACTATTACCTTTAGTGCAGAAACAACACCAAAGCTTTGAATACCATCTCCGCCTCGAACTGAAACAAGCAAATATTCACATCCTGAACTATACAGACTTAGATTCAAAACATCACGAGTATCTAAGGCAATATTTTTATGACAAGGTTTTTCCGGTTTTAACTCCCCTTGCGGTTGATCCTGCTCATCCCTTTCCCTACATCTCTAATCTCAGTTTAAGCTTGGCGGTGGTAGTTCAAGATCGAGAGACCCAAGAAAAATTCTTTGCCCGAGTTAAGGTTCCCCATCTTCTCCCCCGTTTTATCTCAATTCCCACAGAATCTCATACGTTTGTACCACTAGAACAGGTAATCTCCCATAACCTAGAGGCTTTATTCCCGGGGATGTCGATTTTGGAATATTATCCTTTCCGCATTACCCGTGATGCTGACTTAGACATTGAAGAAGATGAGGCTGATGATTTGATCTCAGCTTTGCAGGCAGAACTGAGAAAACAAAAATTTGGGGCAGTGGTCAGACTAGAAATAGCAGCCCAAACTCCCGCCAATATTCGGGATAACTTGATTAAGCAATTGGGCATTTGTGAAGAAGATGTCTATGATATTGAAGGATTGGTGGGGCTAGGAGACCTGATGGCGATCGCTTCTCTACCATTACCTGATTATAAAGACCGTCCTTGGCGATCGGTTACTCACCCAATGCTCAAAGAAAATGAGTCTTCTAGTATTTTTGAGATATTACGTCACCATGATTTGTTGGTACATCATCCCTATCAGTCATTTACATCAAGTGTGCAGAGATTTATTGAAGAAGCTGCCGTTGATCCTCAGGTTTTAGCAATTAAGCAAACCCTCTATCGTACTTCTGGAGATTCGCCCATCGTGCATGCTTTAATTAGTGCCGCCGAAAATGGTAAGCAAGTGGCGGTGTTGGTAGAACTAAAGGCGAGATTTGATGAGGCAAATAATATTCTGTGGGCAAAGAAGTTAGAAAATGCTGGCGTTCATGTTGTCTATGGCATTAAAAACCTCAAAACCCATACAAAAACCGCTTTGGTAGTTAGACAGGAGGGCGATCGCCTTGTTAGATATATGCACATTGGCACAGGCAACTACAACCCCAAAACTGCCAGATTTTATAGTGATCTAGGGCTTTTGACCAGCCGTGAAGATATTGGAGCTGACCTGACTGATTTATTTAACTACCTTACGGGCTACTCTCGGCAACAAAACTATCGCAAATTACTCGTAGCACCCGTGATCATGCGTAAACGTTTTATAGAACTAATTGAGCGAGAAATTCACCACCAGCAGTCGGGGCATCCTTCCTCCATGATTATCAAGATGAACTCTTTGGTTGATCCGCAGATTATAGCCTTGCTCTACAAAGCTTCTCAAGTTGGGGTGAAGATTAATTTAATTGTTAGAGGTATTTGCTGTCTGCGTCCTCAAGTGCAAGGTCTAAGCGAAAATATTAGGGTTATGAGTGTAATTGGCAGATTTTTAGAGCATTCTCGTATTTTTTACTTTAGTAACGGCGGACAGGAACAAATTTTTATTGGCAGTGCAGACTGGATGCCTCGTAACTTAGATACCCGTGTGGAGGTAATTACTCCCATTGAAGATCATCACCTGATTCAAGAGTTAAAACAAATTTTAGAGATCACTCTAGCAGATAATCGTCAAGCATGGGACTTGCAGCCAGATGGTACATATATACAAAGACATCCCCAAAACGGTGAGCCTGAACTTACTTCCCAAAATCGGTTTATGAGCCAAGCTCGCCTTGATTTTACCTAG
- a CDS encoding Spy/CpxP family protein refolding chaperone produces the protein MKLSSSFIAVNTLALIFLTPAIAFSQPSDRPPEQNRPEFKQLDWQRLDRELNLTETQKQQMKALRDNTRTQINAVLTTEQKSQLEAAIKSGTNPRQAMRSLNLSDAQKTRIKAIKESEKAKRDALLTSEQKQKLEKLRASRPQLNLTAEQKQKMQAIRTNTREKIAEVLTPEQKIQFEQNKKPSDRRELMNSLQEDQKSKIRAIRAEAKQEIASILTPAQLQELKEKGGQKWGIKNK, from the coding sequence ATGAAACTCTCCTCCTCCTTTATTGCTGTTAATACTCTAGCTTTGATCTTTTTAACTCCAGCGATCGCCTTTAGTCAGCCCAGCGATCGACCACCAGAGCAAAATCGCCCCGAATTTAAGCAACTTGATTGGCAGCGACTAGATCGGGAATTGAATCTGACCGAAACTCAAAAGCAACAGATGAAAGCTCTACGGGACAATACCCGCACTCAAATTAATGCTGTTTTAACAACTGAGCAAAAATCTCAACTAGAAGCTGCTATTAAATCTGGTACTAATCCTCGTCAGGCAATGCGATCGCTGAATCTTAGTGATGCCCAAAAAACAAGAATTAAGGCAATTAAAGAATCTGAAAAAGCTAAAAGGGATGCCCTGCTCACATCTGAGCAAAAACAGAAGCTAGAAAAGTTAAGAGCCAGTCGCCCCCAGTTAAACCTTACGGCTGAACAAAAGCAAAAAATGCAAGCAATCAGGACTAACACTCGTGAGAAAATTGCTGAAGTGCTAACCCCTGAACAAAAAATTCAATTTGAACAAAATAAAAAGCCTAGCGATCGCCGTGAGCTAATGAACAGCCTACAAGAAGACCAAAAGTCAAAAATTAGAGCTATTAGAGCGGAAGCCAAGCAAGAAATAGCATCCATTCTCACTCCTGCTCAACTTCAAGAGCTTAAGGAAAAAGGTGGACAAAAATGGGGAATTAAAAATAAGTAG
- a CDS encoding EVE domain-containing protein: MSYWLLKSEPHVYSYADLERDVQTIWDGVNNNLALKHIRTMAVGDLALIYHTGDERRAMGIAEVISPPYIDPQLNDPKRAVVDIKAVRSLQQPVTLAQIKQDPYFAGFDLLRISRLSVVPVSSEHWQRILALSDSVGK; the protein is encoded by the coding sequence ATGTCCTACTGGTTGTTAAAAAGTGAACCCCATGTCTATTCCTATGCTGATCTAGAGCGAGATGTGCAAACGATTTGGGATGGGGTAAATAATAACCTTGCCCTTAAGCATATTCGGACAATGGCAGTGGGTGATTTGGCATTAATTTATCATACAGGCGATGAAAGGAGAGCAATGGGGATTGCTGAAGTGATTAGTCCACCATATATTGATCCTCAGCTTAATGATCCTAAACGGGCGGTTGTAGATATTAAAGCAGTGAGATCGCTCCAACAGCCAGTAACATTAGCACAAATTAAGCAAGACCCCTATTTTGCAGGTTTTGATCTATTAAGAATTTCGCGACTGTCGGTGGTTCCAGTTTCCTCCGAGCATTGGCAAAGGATTTTAGCTTTATCCGATTCTGTAGGTAAATAA